The following proteins are encoded in a genomic region of candidate division WOR-3 bacterium:
- a CDS encoding DUF177 domain-containing protein, with translation MKFTEKRYFTNLKIKKAKIILIRKTLGISADFIVQFSVDLTCARCLINFTRDFDEQLHLDYVAGKDPLMASEKVELKSGDIDKVYYGGNDIDLSIGIRESIVLAIPSAPLCSQDCKGLCPICGTNLNNEKCNCKIPKIGLFTPREK, from the coding sequence TTGAAATTCACCGAAAAGAGATACTTTACAAATCTGAAAATAAAAAAAGCTAAAATAATCCTTATCCGTAAAACCCTCGGTATTAGTGCTGATTTTATCGTTCAATTTAGTGTGGACCTAACCTGTGCTCGGTGTCTCATCAATTTCACTCGAGATTTTGATGAACAACTTCATCTTGATTATGTCGCCGGCAAGGACCCTTTAATGGCTTCCGAAAAGGTGGAATTGAAATCGGGCGACATTGATAAAGTATATTATGGGGGTAACGACATTGATCTCAGTATCGGAATAAGAGAAAGCATCGTTTTGGCAATTCCATCAGCCCCCCTTTGTAGTCAAGATTGCAAAGGGCTCTGTCCGATATGTGGGACAAACCTAAACAACGAAAAATGCAACTGTAAGATTCCTAAGATTGGTTTATTTACACCACGCGAAAAATGA
- a CDS encoding asparagine synthetase B, whose protein sequence is MITFLLISQIDARKILIPMDLTQTDHLKAYGIAYHALQYGMNVEWLLNYRGGSFLMDYSPKIEKECAFEGVSMEVLSPAVVLDIYKTIEENNMESILLEKAPKIAVYIPENFEPWDDAVTLALEYAKIPYDQIWDEDVLKGKLMKYDWLHLHHEDFTGQYGKFYASYRNAEWYQEEVRKNEAMAKKLGFKKVSKLKLAVAQAIKDYVNQGGFVFAMCSACDTWEIALAAQSTDICHNVFDDDPFDPDANRKLDYSQCLAFENFQVILDPLVYEHSTIDVTQEAAQRGPHVYFSLFDFSAKFDPVPCMLVQNHTALVKEFLGQCSGFRRSNIKSTVLILGEITGTEEVKYLHGNYGRGTFTYLGGHDPEDYQHFVGDPPTDLRNYKNSPGYRLILNNVLFPAARKKELKT, encoded by the coding sequence ATGATCACTTTCTTATTAATTTCCCAAATTGATGCCCGAAAAATTTTGATTCCCATGGACCTTACCCAAACCGATCATTTAAAAGCCTATGGCATTGCCTATCACGCTTTACAATATGGTATGAATGTTGAATGGTTGCTCAACTATCGTGGTGGTTCTTTCCTTATGGATTACAGTCCAAAGATTGAAAAGGAGTGTGCCTTTGAAGGTGTGAGTATGGAAGTTCTCTCTCCTGCAGTGGTACTGGATATTTACAAAACGATAGAAGAGAATAATATGGAGTCAATTCTTTTGGAAAAGGCCCCAAAGATAGCCGTCTACATTCCGGAAAATTTCGAACCATGGGATGATGCGGTGACACTCGCTCTGGAATATGCTAAAATCCCTTACGACCAGATCTGGGATGAAGATGTGTTAAAAGGTAAATTGATGAAATATGATTGGTTACATTTACACCATGAAGATTTCACTGGACAATATGGAAAATTTTATGCCTCCTATCGGAATGCAGAATGGTATCAGGAAGAAGTTAGAAAAAATGAGGCGATGGCGAAGAAACTTGGTTTTAAAAAGGTTTCAAAACTCAAATTAGCAGTAGCCCAGGCAATAAAAGATTATGTAAATCAGGGAGGTTTTGTTTTCGCAATGTGCTCAGCCTGTGATACCTGGGAAATTGCCCTCGCTGCCCAATCTACCGACATATGCCACAATGTTTTTGACGACGATCCTTTTGATCCCGATGCCAACCGAAAACTTGATTATTCCCAGTGTTTAGCTTTTGAAAATTTCCAAGTTATACTTGATCCACTCGTATATGAACATTCAACAATCGATGTCACTCAGGAAGCGGCTCAGCGGGGTCCTCATGTCTATTTTTCATTATTTGACTTCAGCGCCAAGTTTGACCCGGTGCCTTGCATGTTAGTCCAGAATCACACAGCACTGGTGAAAGAATTCCTCGGGCAATGCTCCGGCTTTCGTCGGAGCAATATAAAATCCACTGTTTTAATTCTCGGGGAAATTACCGGAACCGAAGAAGTGAAATACCTTCATGGTAACTACGGTAGAGGAACATTTACTTATCTCGGCGGACACGACCCAGAAGATTATCAGCACTTTGTTGGCGATCCTCCGACCGATTTACGAAATTATAAAAATTCACCAGGTTATCGGCTGATTTTAAATAATGTTCTCTTCCCAGCCGCCCGAAAGAAGGAGTTGAAAACATAA
- a CDS encoding PTS sugar transporter subunit IIA, with amino-acid sequence MELKISNFLKPDAVIMEMHATEKLDAIRELVEFMVNKNIARNKEQLFEALAKRENLESTGIGDGIAIPHARTDAVDDLVFVFARSSAGIDFSSIDGKPSHIIFLIASPENKKSEYIIALAKLSRLLRKISVREQLRKANDPQEVINIIKSNEE; translated from the coding sequence ATGGAATTAAAAATATCAAACTTTCTTAAGCCCGATGCGGTTATTATGGAAATGCATGCTACCGAAAAGTTGGATGCGATAAGAGAACTGGTTGAGTTTATGGTCAACAAGAATATTGCGCGGAATAAGGAACAATTATTTGAGGCCTTGGCAAAAAGGGAAAATCTTGAATCTACCGGCATCGGCGATGGTATCGCTATACCTCATGCGCGAACCGATGCAGTTGACGACTTAGTTTTTGTCTTTGCCCGCTCGTCTGCCGGCATTGATTTTTCCTCTATCGATGGCAAACCTTCCCATATCATTTTTTTGATTGCTTCTCCCGAGAATAAAAAATCCGAGTACATCATCGCCTTGGCAAAACTCTCTCGGCTGTTAAGGAAAATTTCGGTTCGAGAACAACTGAGGAAAGCAAATGACCCTCAGGAGGTTATAAACATAATCAAAAGCAACGAAGAATAA
- the hslU gene encoding ATP-dependent protease ATPase subunit HslU — MEAKVLKKIPTLENYPTPEEIVARLDRYIIGQTAAKKAVAIALRNRWRRQQVQGKIKDEIYPNNIILIGPTGVGKTEIARRLADLAKAPFVKVEASRYTEVGYVGRDVESMVRDLMEIAVNMVRQEKYKEVEEKARQYAEEKILDIILPGPPRGDRSETSAQTREKMRMLLRENKLDDRIVEIEVTRRTTPFIEIFSQAGIEDFSIAIEEALGNKLPKKKKKKKMTVKEALKYLQMEETDKLIDMDEVINEAKIRAEQTGIIFIDEIDKIAGSGITSGPDVSREGVQRDLLPIVEGSSVMTKYGMIRTDHILFIAAGAFHNKKPSDLIPELQGRFPIRVELAPLTKEDFCRILVEPENSLIKQYVAIFKTEGIDLEFTDGAIKAIAEIAARVNEATENIGARRLHTVMSKLLEDLLYTAPNISMKNIVITEEYVQKKLADIVKNVDVSRYIL; from the coding sequence ATGGAAGCAAAAGTCCTTAAAAAAATTCCCACTTTAGAAAATTACCCAACTCCGGAAGAAATTGTGGCGCGGCTTGACCGTTATATCATCGGGCAGACAGCCGCCAAAAAAGCCGTTGCCATCGCTCTCCGCAACCGCTGGCGCCGTCAACAGGTCCAAGGCAAAATAAAGGACGAAATCTATCCCAACAACATCATCTTGATTGGCCCCACTGGTGTGGGTAAAACGGAGATTGCCCGGCGTCTTGCTGACCTTGCCAAGGCGCCCTTTGTTAAGGTTGAGGCGTCAAGATATACCGAAGTAGGTTATGTTGGTCGAGATGTGGAATCAATGGTTCGGGATCTAATGGAGATTGCGGTAAATATGGTGCGGCAGGAAAAATATAAAGAAGTAGAAGAAAAGGCACGCCAGTACGCTGAAGAAAAAATTTTGGATATAATTTTACCCGGTCCCCCTCGTGGTGATAGGAGTGAAACCAGTGCTCAAACTCGTGAAAAAATGCGGATGCTTTTAAGGGAGAATAAACTTGATGACCGTATCGTGGAAATTGAAGTGACGCGAAGAACCACTCCGTTTATTGAGATTTTCAGTCAGGCAGGTATCGAAGATTTCAGCATCGCTATTGAGGAAGCATTAGGAAACAAATTGCCAAAAAAGAAAAAAAAGAAAAAGATGACCGTGAAAGAAGCCTTGAAGTATCTCCAGATGGAGGAAACCGATAAATTAATTGATATGGATGAAGTGATAAATGAAGCAAAGATCCGCGCTGAACAGACCGGCATTATCTTCATTGACGAGATTGATAAAATTGCAGGTAGCGGCATAACGAGTGGACCAGATGTATCCCGTGAAGGGGTACAGCGTGATTTATTACCAATCGTTGAAGGTTCTAGTGTGATGACTAAATACGGTATGATTCGAACCGACCACATACTTTTTATTGCTGCGGGCGCTTTTCATAATAAAAAGCCATCGGACTTAATCCCAGAACTTCAAGGAAGATTTCCCATACGGGTTGAACTCGCACCACTAACAAAGGAAGATTTCTGTCGAATTCTTGTTGAACCAGAAAATTCTTTGATCAAACAATATGTAGCTATCTTCAAAACCGAAGGCATCGACTTAGAATTCACAGATGGAGCAATCAAGGCAATCGCTGAAATTGCGGCACGGGTAAATGAAGCCACCGAAAATATCGGGGCACGGCGTTTGCATACGGTAATGAGCAAGCTCCTTGAAGATCTCTTGTATACCGCTCCCAACATTAGCATGAAAAATATTGTGATCACTGAAGAATATGTTCAGAAAAAGCTTGCTGATATCGTCAAAAATGTTGATGTCTCACGGTACATACTTTAA
- a CDS encoding tetratricopeptide repeat protein — MQEKRFITILFADIAGFTALTNTLGAERTTELINQCFERIDTIIHNCYGTVIRHEGDRVLAVFGFPRSYGNDSQNALGCALKIKQAIKSIGYNLDIHIGVGTGEAVVSREDIYGPLIDEVSHLEEIAEKGEILVNEQCYHINEHLFLFNKKAAGYELKGIVPVEPKTEFYYPCREEEQQRFENAVNKLSPYIIISGEFGAGKSSFIAEALKKVNHEGAFTIYEITFTDTAYITSGSVFTEFFTQLVPNFTPPSGEEVYRNKLFREMASALLEKAKTKPIIIVLKNIESADELTINFFEYFSSLDKDKRIVMVIETEDIGNPFIKKLLAEKKIVSEHIELKPLKMETITGLLSQLLKGYQLTDHCCEELANLSHGNIAYAIEISTLLKNFFPPGVEIKEIPNFQRLKEITEAIVDTIPEDIRSGLLLLSLLDLIDYKLFVHLISEPEKFLSYCQAKGILVVNEAKIYFKSEFLKKALQARLTKKVRQQYHRLIAQKLIENFSQPAHYGFIAFHLKEGGDLTGAYHYYKEFAQELEMRYYYQDAISVYDKILSFLNESEWEKRCAILSRKIKLLHLMGERGDESKEINELLKYAPEGSLWYRSALLARAEYLEAIADYDEALNILTALNQQKEEALILERIGIIYYNRNEFSEALKMFTRAWDLIDENVDYLQAGNILKDMGLCYWKLGEKDQALMYYLKARGYYEKAGDQVALSRLNVNIANVYYYLNKFDQAMSFYRDALNIAQKINDALFVAQILSNIGSVYVQFDEYEEALKKFEEALEIDRRKLNKKGEAIRLSNIGHIYGVLGELEKAQNYFQQALIIDEMIKNKAGMAIRYGNLATCLMLKKEYHEAINYLVSAVAISRQMGSYEYLAYYLNLLGYAYLQIDDLKKALDCLNEALTFARKARNPSYEILIQSNLGLLYLLKGELKKAYAHSSWAVENLLRIHELEGDREKVFYSHYRILWEMKQFSEAHRFLKLAYETLITRAQKIKDTEMQKKFLNLPQNKEIIDIWQTSMKKG, encoded by the coding sequence ATGCAGGAAAAAAGGTTCATTACTATCCTATTTGCTGACATTGCTGGTTTTACAGCCCTAACAAATACTTTGGGTGCCGAACGTACTACGGAATTGATCAATCAGTGTTTTGAAAGGATTGATACGATTATTCATAATTGCTATGGTACCGTAATAAGGCACGAAGGCGATCGAGTGCTAGCAGTCTTTGGTTTTCCTCGTTCTTATGGGAATGATTCCCAAAATGCCTTAGGCTGTGCCCTGAAAATAAAACAAGCAATAAAAAGCATCGGTTATAATCTTGATATTCATATTGGGGTTGGGACCGGAGAAGCGGTGGTTTCGAGAGAAGATATTTACGGACCTCTCATCGATGAAGTCTCACATCTTGAGGAAATTGCCGAAAAAGGGGAGATACTGGTCAATGAGCAATGCTATCACATTAACGAGCATTTGTTTCTCTTCAATAAAAAAGCTGCTGGTTATGAATTAAAAGGTATTGTTCCTGTGGAACCTAAAACCGAATTCTATTATCCTTGTCGCGAGGAAGAACAGCAACGGTTCGAAAATGCAGTCAATAAATTATCACCATACATCATCATTTCGGGAGAATTTGGTGCTGGTAAATCCTCTTTTATCGCCGAGGCGTTAAAGAAAGTCAATCACGAAGGTGCTTTTACTATTTATGAAATCACCTTCACCGACACTGCTTACATCACTTCAGGTTCTGTTTTTACTGAATTCTTCACTCAACTTGTGCCGAATTTCACACCCCCTTCTGGTGAGGAAGTGTATCGGAATAAACTCTTCCGAGAGATGGCGAGTGCCCTTCTTGAAAAGGCGAAAACAAAACCGATCATTATTGTTCTGAAGAATATCGAATCCGCTGACGAACTGACGATTAATTTTTTTGAGTATTTCTCTTCCTTGGATAAGGACAAAAGAATTGTGATGGTAATCGAAACAGAGGATATCGGTAACCCGTTCATAAAAAAATTATTGGCTGAAAAAAAAATTGTCTCGGAACATATTGAATTAAAACCGCTAAAGATGGAAACAATTACTGGACTCCTCTCACAATTGCTGAAGGGTTATCAGCTGACAGACCATTGTTGTGAGGAGTTAGCCAATTTATCGCATGGCAATATTGCTTATGCTATAGAAATTAGCACCTTGCTAAAAAATTTTTTTCCGCCGGGCGTCGAGATAAAAGAAATCCCCAATTTTCAGCGCTTAAAGGAAATCACCGAAGCCATTGTTGATACCATTCCGGAAGACATTCGGAGTGGATTGTTACTTTTAAGCTTATTGGATTTAATTGATTATAAGTTATTTGTTCATTTGATATCTGAGCCCGAAAAATTTTTGAGTTACTGTCAGGCTAAAGGAATATTGGTGGTTAACGAAGCAAAAATTTATTTTAAATCCGAGTTCCTGAAGAAAGCTTTGCAAGCGCGTCTGACCAAAAAAGTTCGACAACAATATCACCGACTTATCGCCCAGAAATTAATAGAGAATTTTTCTCAACCCGCACATTATGGGTTTATTGCTTTTCATCTAAAAGAAGGAGGTGATTTAACTGGTGCGTATCATTACTATAAAGAATTTGCTCAGGAATTGGAAATGAGATATTATTATCAGGATGCGATAAGTGTTTATGATAAAATATTATCATTTTTAAACGAAAGCGAATGGGAAAAGAGGTGTGCGATTTTATCACGCAAAATAAAACTCCTTCATCTGATGGGAGAACGGGGGGATGAGTCAAAAGAAATAAATGAGTTATTAAAATATGCCCCTGAAGGCTCTCTATGGTACCGTTCGGCTCTTTTGGCGCGGGCGGAATATCTGGAGGCGATTGCTGACTATGATGAAGCTTTAAATATACTCACTGCACTTAATCAGCAAAAGGAAGAGGCATTAATTCTTGAAAGAATTGGTATTATTTACTATAATAGAAACGAATTTTCAGAAGCCTTAAAGATGTTCACTCGAGCATGGGACTTGATAGACGAGAATGTCGATTATTTACAGGCAGGGAATATTCTAAAAGATATGGGCCTATGTTATTGGAAGCTGGGTGAAAAAGACCAGGCATTGATGTATTATCTGAAAGCTCGGGGATACTATGAAAAGGCAGGTGACCAAGTTGCTTTGAGCCGTTTGAATGTCAATATCGCTAATGTTTATTATTATCTCAACAAATTTGACCAGGCAATGAGTTTTTATCGCGATGCCCTGAACATCGCGCAAAAAATTAATGATGCTTTGTTCGTGGCTCAAATTCTCTCCAATATCGGAAGCGTTTATGTACAGTTCGACGAATATGAAGAGGCCTTGAAGAAATTTGAAGAAGCACTTGAAATTGACCGGAGAAAATTAAATAAAAAGGGCGAAGCAATTCGACTTTCAAATATTGGCCATATTTATGGAGTTCTAGGAGAACTGGAGAAGGCCCAAAATTATTTTCAGCAAGCATTAATCATCGATGAGATGATAAAAAATAAAGCCGGAATGGCTATTCGTTACGGAAATCTTGCAACCTGCCTGATGCTAAAAAAAGAATATCACGAAGCGATAAACTATCTGGTTTCTGCTGTAGCAATTTCACGACAAATGGGTTCATATGAATATCTGGCTTATTATCTAAATCTTTTGGGCTATGCTTATCTGCAGATTGATGATCTTAAAAAGGCATTGGATTGTTTGAATGAAGCTCTCACCTTTGCCCGCAAAGCCCGCAACCCTTCCTACGAAATCTTGATCCAATCAAATCTGGGATTACTTTATCTCCTAAAAGGTGAACTAAAAAAAGCTTATGCCCATTCCTCATGGGCAGTGGAGAATTTGCTGAGAATTCATGAATTAGAAGGCGATAGAGAGAAAGTTTTTTATAGTCATTATCGTATCCTCTGGGAGATGAAGCAATTCAGCGAGGCACATCGTTTCCTGAAACTGGCATACGAAACACTTATCACGCGTGCACAAAAAATAAAAGATACAGAAATGCAAAAAAAATTTTTGAACTTACCACAAAACAAGGAGATTATTGATATATGGCAAACAAGTATGAAGAAAGGGTAA
- a CDS encoding tetratricopeptide repeat protein has product MANKYEERVKPCAILFAEITQIDKWKDEIETEEYVEILKSIFEKLDEAIKLYDGHIDKHEGRILMATFGVPVAHEQDPERAVKAGLLMLTQIAKLKAKFARPLGIRIGINLGRVYATVVGSHIKSEYTVMGDAVNFAARIMEFAQENQLLVSDEIYQITKPVFEFSEPIRFLPQGGKQEITVYNVFRQKTGFVKRRGIEGLSAPLIDRKQELLMLLNLVEELFAGKGNVVLILGEAGVGKSRLIEELFTQSLSMALEQVKNINWCIGRCSPYRETLYHPFIEIIKQICDIHLEDSEMALVAKLLSSIEKLLGADAETIFPYIAELFNIKLVAKYEEKIKYLKPEEVKLQIFYAIREVLKSYAEQNPTVYCIDDLYLADESTLEAVKFLLQAHSVIKSLFILISRPEKNKPFWEMKEKLKSEIKFTEIYLNPLTREETFELSKQLLKIPRLPEELVERIVNDAGGNPFFLEELIKLLISKGIIYRSGTEWYANKTDIQFEIPYSIEGIIQASYDTLSSELRDLLSEMAVLGRTFNKKVLLGFTRHWDKIDELLNRLLELGYISTNNFQDFAFNHALVRESIYKSIPQKRLKELHLSIARTIESLFAERLVEFYDILFEHYAQAGEKEKAIYYAEKAGVKAEKQYANMEAITYYLYILKELKPENEEARQILFNTIYRLGKIYSIIGNSDDAIGIFQQGLKLASNVRENVKILNAIADAYQRISDYGKALEFYNEGLKLLIDSPEEEKLDTWLGIAWIYYLKGEMKGARELLEQILKNIKETSSIEARKKLARVYNQLGSIYSRTGEYEKSFEAYKRALKIYEMLDDMAGMAVIYNNISGYYARQGDFYKALEYLNNSLQIDIKTGNLLAQAIATYNIGDIYYQLGDLEQAIERFNEYLTINAQINNQLGNGYGNYGLGRVYLEKEDLKKAEEHLNRAYEIFQKLGSVYLATNVMATIAELETEKENFLQAIALFDELEKKFDDLCDIEGKLTCIIGKADVKIKQALKEKKLMVSHLYSALEYLNNVQAILKDDIDLEIKFTVDFYLAQVNYYLTKIDDAKRFFNAAKELLKKIISKIPEGEPQKKFLGKRIYRKFQELENQLSGS; this is encoded by the coding sequence ATGGCAAACAAGTATGAAGAAAGGGTAAAACCCTGTGCAATATTATTTGCTGAAATAACTCAAATTGATAAATGGAAGGATGAGATTGAGACCGAAGAATATGTTGAAATATTAAAAAGCATCTTTGAGAAACTTGATGAGGCAATTAAATTATATGATGGCCATATTGATAAACATGAAGGGCGGATTTTGATGGCGACATTTGGAGTGCCGGTTGCCCATGAGCAAGATCCAGAGCGAGCAGTCAAGGCCGGTTTATTGATGCTTACACAGATTGCAAAGCTTAAAGCAAAATTTGCCCGCCCGCTCGGAATAAGAATTGGGATAAACCTGGGAAGGGTATATGCAACAGTCGTTGGTTCGCACATCAAATCCGAATATACAGTCATGGGTGACGCCGTTAACTTTGCTGCCCGAATTATGGAATTTGCTCAGGAAAATCAATTATTGGTAAGCGATGAAATTTACCAAATCACCAAACCGGTCTTTGAATTTTCCGAACCGATCAGATTTCTGCCTCAGGGGGGCAAACAGGAAATTACGGTATACAATGTTTTCCGTCAGAAAACTGGTTTTGTTAAGCGTCGGGGTATCGAAGGTTTAAGTGCTCCGTTAATTGACCGTAAGCAGGAATTGCTGATGCTTTTAAATCTCGTTGAAGAATTATTTGCGGGTAAAGGCAATGTTGTTTTAATCCTCGGGGAGGCAGGAGTAGGAAAATCGCGTTTGATTGAGGAGCTTTTTACCCAATCATTAAGTATGGCGCTTGAACAGGTTAAGAACATCAATTGGTGTATCGGTCGATGCTCGCCCTATCGTGAGACACTTTATCATCCTTTTATTGAAATAATAAAGCAAATCTGTGATATTCATCTTGAGGACAGTGAGATGGCTTTAGTAGCAAAACTCCTCTCTTCTATCGAGAAATTACTCGGTGCAGATGCAGAAACAATTTTCCCATACATCGCTGAACTTTTTAATATTAAACTTGTCGCCAAATATGAAGAAAAGATAAAGTACTTAAAACCTGAAGAAGTGAAGTTGCAGATTTTCTATGCCATACGGGAAGTGCTCAAGAGTTACGCGGAACAGAATCCAACCGTTTATTGTATCGATGACCTTTATCTTGCTGATGAATCCACGCTGGAGGCAGTTAAATTCCTTTTGCAAGCCCATTCGGTGATTAAATCATTATTTATCCTGATTTCGCGTCCTGAAAAAAATAAGCCCTTCTGGGAAATGAAAGAAAAACTTAAATCCGAGATAAAATTTACTGAAATTTATCTCAATCCGCTTACCCGTGAGGAAACATTTGAATTATCAAAACAGTTATTAAAAATTCCCCGCTTACCAGAAGAGTTGGTTGAAAGAATCGTCAACGATGCTGGCGGTAATCCATTTTTTCTTGAGGAGTTGATCAAACTATTAATTTCTAAAGGAATAATATACCGCAGTGGGACAGAATGGTATGCGAATAAGACGGATATCCAATTTGAAATTCCTTATTCGATCGAGGGTATTATTCAGGCATCTTATGATACCTTGAGTAGTGAATTGCGCGACTTACTTTCGGAAATGGCAGTTTTGGGTCGGACTTTTAACAAAAAAGTTCTTTTAGGCTTCACTAGACATTGGGACAAGATTGATGAGCTTCTTAATCGCCTCCTTGAACTCGGTTACATCTCTACCAATAATTTTCAAGATTTTGCATTTAATCATGCTCTGGTGCGTGAATCGATCTATAAGAGCATTCCCCAAAAAAGACTAAAAGAGCTCCATCTTTCAATTGCTCGGACCATTGAATCACTATTTGCAGAAAGACTGGTGGAATTTTATGACATCCTCTTTGAACATTACGCTCAGGCTGGTGAAAAGGAGAAGGCTATCTACTATGCCGAGAAGGCTGGTGTTAAGGCTGAGAAACAATATGCGAATATGGAGGCAATCACTTATTATTTGTACATCCTAAAAGAACTGAAGCCGGAAAATGAAGAAGCACGTCAGATCCTTTTTAACACGATATACCGATTGGGGAAAATCTATAGCATTATTGGTAATTCCGACGATGCTATCGGGATTTTTCAACAGGGTTTAAAACTTGCATCCAATGTGCGAGAGAATGTAAAAATTCTTAATGCAATTGCCGATGCCTACCAGCGGATCAGCGATTATGGAAAGGCACTGGAATTCTATAACGAAGGATTAAAATTGCTGATCGATTCCCCCGAGGAAGAAAAACTGGATACCTGGTTGGGAATAGCTTGGATTTATTATTTAAAAGGGGAAATGAAGGGAGCACGGGAATTACTGGAACAGATTTTGAAAAATATCAAAGAAACCTCAAGTATTGAAGCTCGAAAAAAACTTGCACGAGTTTATAACCAATTGGGTTCGATTTATTCACGCACCGGAGAATACGAGAAATCATTTGAAGCCTATAAACGCGCATTGAAGATCTATGAGATGCTTGATGATATGGCGGGTATGGCAGTTATATATAATAATATCAGTGGATATTATGCCCGACAGGGTGACTTTTATAAGGCCTTGGAATACCTCAACAATTCCCTGCAAATCGATATCAAAACCGGAAATCTCCTTGCCCAAGCAATCGCTACTTATAACATTGGCGATATCTACTATCAATTAGGTGATTTGGAACAAGCGATTGAAAGATTTAATGAGTATTTAACAATAAATGCTCAAATAAATAATCAATTAGGTAATGGCTATGGAAATTATGGGCTGGGGAGGGTTTACTTGGAAAAAGAAGATTTGAAGAAGGCAGAAGAGCATCTCAACCGGGCTTATGAAATTTTTCAAAAGTTAGGTAGTGTTTACCTTGCCACAAATGTGATGGCTACTATTGCAGAATTAGAGACAGAAAAAGAGAATTTTCTCCAGGCGATCGCACTCTTTGATGAGTTAGAAAAAAAATTTGATGACCTCTGTGATATTGAAGGGAAATTAACATGTATTATTGGAAAAGCAGATGTGAAGATCAAACAGGCTTTGAAAGAAAAAAAACTTATGGTTAGCCATCTCTATTCGGCACTTGAATATCTGAATAATGTTCAAGCAATCCTTAAAGATGATATCGACTTAGAGATAAAATTTACAGTCGATTTTTACCTGGCGCAAGTAAACTATTATCTCACCAAAATAGATGATGCAAAAAGATTCTTTAACGCTGCAAAAGAATTATTGAAAAAAATCATTTCGAAAATTCCTGAAGGGGAACCCCAGAAAAAGTTTTTGGGTAAAAGGATTTATCGGAAATTTCAAGAACTTGAAAATCAGCTTTCTGGGTCTTAA
- the purN gene encoding phosphoribosylglycinamide formyltransferase — protein sequence MNRNIAVLASGRGSNLEAIIRNIENGTCIANLVLVLSDNPNARALEIARAHNIKALYLDPGPKKTWLLPEYEENYVRVLKEHDVYLVCLAGFMRIIKKPLLSAFPNRILNIHPSLLPAFPGLEAQKKAFEYGVKYSGCTVHFVDETVDGGPIITQAVVPVLDDDTPETLAERILKEEHRIYTEAINLVLSGEFRIVGRRVIRNVF from the coding sequence ATGAATAGAAATATCGCCGTTCTTGCTTCTGGACGCGGGTCAAATTTAGAAGCCATCATACGAAATATTGAGAATGGTACCTGCATTGCTAATCTTGTTTTAGTCTTGAGCGATAATCCTAATGCCCGAGCATTAGAGATTGCACGCGCCCATAACATAAAGGCGCTCTATCTTGATCCTGGTCCCAAAAAGACCTGGTTATTGCCTGAATATGAAGAAAATTATGTGCGGGTTTTAAAAGAGCATGATGTTTATCTGGTCTGCCTGGCAGGGTTTATGCGGATTATAAAAAAACCATTGCTGAGTGCCTTTCCTAATAGAATTTTGAATATTCATCCTTCTCTGCTTCCAGCCTTCCCCGGTTTAGAAGCACAAAAAAAAGCCTTTGAATATGGCGTCAAATATTCGGGTTGCACTGTCCATTTTGTGGATGAAACCGTGGATGGAGGACCGATTATTACCCAGGCCGTAGTTCCGGTCCTTGATGATGATACTCCCGAAACCCTTGCTGAAAGGATTCTTAAGGAAGAACATAGGATTTATACCGAAGCGATAAACCTGGTCCTTTCCGGTGAATTTCGTATTGTGGGACGAAGAGTCATCCGTAACGTATTTTGA